Within the Leisingera thetidis genome, the region GGACTGTCTTTCCTCTTTTCCTGACGCCCTATAGGCTTAGCCCATGTTCTTCAAATGGCTCAAACGATATATGCCGCGCAGCCTCTATGCCCGGGCGGCTCTGATCCTGGTGGTGCCCATCGTGGCGCTGCAAATCGTGGTGTCCGTGGTGTTTATCAAGCGGGATCTTGAGGATGTGACCGTGCAGATGACGGCCACCATCCAGCGGGAGTTCGAGCTGCTGCGCCAGGTTGCGGACGCGGCGCCGGACCAGGAAACGGCACTGGTGCAGATCACGCCGCTGCTGCAGCCGCTGAACATGCAGGCAAGGTTTCTGCCGCCTGGCGCTCCGCTGCCGGAGGATCAATTCAGCCTGATCGAGTTCTCCGGCCGGGTGGTGCGTGAAGAGCTGGAAAAAACCTTCCCGGGATTTCTGGCGGCCAGGTTTCTCCCGGACCGCACGGTGCAGGTCTATTTCGGCAGTGCGCACGGTCTGGTGGAGCTGAGCTTCGACCGGCGCCGGGTGACCGCCGCCGCGCCGCATCAGCTGATTGTCACCATGCTGCTGTTCGGCTTTCTGATGATGCTGATCTCTTTCCTCTACATGCGCAACCAGCTGCGTCCGATCAAGCGGCTGGCCAATGCGGCCGAGGCGTTCGGGCGCGGGCGCGCGGTGCCGTATTCGCCTGCCGGAGCGACTGAAGTGCGGGCGGCGGGCAGCGCTTTTCTGAACATGCGGGCACGGATCGAGCGGCAGATCGAGCAGCGCACCC harbors:
- a CDS encoding ATP-binding protein, translating into MFFKWLKRYMPRSLYARAALILVVPIVALQIVVSVVFIKRDLEDVTVQMTATIQREFELLRQVADAAPDQETALVQITPLLQPLNMQARFLPPGAPLPEDQFSLIEFSGRVVREELEKTFPGFLAARFLPDRTVQVYFGSAHGLVELSFDRRRVTAAAPHQLIVTMLLFGFLMMLISFLYMRNQLRPIKRLANAAEAFGRGRAVPYSPAGATEVRAAGSAFLNMRARIERQIEQRTLMLSGVSHDLRTPLTRMKLELAMLDEEDAAPMLRDVDEMQALLDAFLDFTRGAAVSEPEPVEPQELVRTIISDWQRQEKQVTLGEVTGAGEVMLRRQPMRRAVENLISNAVRYGTKARVSVAVTDRSMRIRVEDDGPGIPAEQRGDAIRPFTRLDPARNQDRGSGVGLGLAIVADTARAHGGTLRLGESTDLGGLKADIVIAR